One stretch of Caldinitratiruptor microaerophilus DNA includes these proteins:
- a CDS encoding tripartite tricarboxylate transporter substrate binding protein: MALLKSSRLTPALVAAAALVVTAAGCGGKATETPAGGSGPAAAGSSAQASGSAKKGSDYPNKAIEFVVPLPAGGGTDVAARVIAKALSKELGVPVNVVNKPGGNQIPGVMSVLMAKPDGYTLLAEGAAFSSLHALVEDLPYKLEERTFIARISVAPHAYFVNGKSPWNTLQEAIEAAKKDPASFSWTYLGGNTTTDFSLLQLFDVAGIDVAKTKRVPFQGSGPGVQAVAGGHVQFGAAGASAVFSLRKSGDLKVLAVTGAKRLPALEDVATTAELGYPGADMTWWVGISGPKGLPQDVVDRLAAAAQKVAQDPEVAKELEAVGAYPSYLGPEDTRNYVLKEADMFKTLAAKVGTTK; encoded by the coding sequence ATGGCTCTGCTGAAGTCGTCCCGACTCACGCCGGCGCTCGTTGCTGCCGCCGCTCTCGTGGTGACGGCGGCCGGCTGCGGGGGCAAGGCGACAGAGACGCCTGCCGGGGGTTCCGGCCCCGCCGCGGCCGGTTCGTCCGCCCAGGCGTCCGGCTCCGCCAAGAAGGGCTCGGACTACCCGAACAAGGCCATCGAATTCGTGGTTCCGCTACCCGCCGGCGGCGGAACGGACGTGGCCGCCCGGGTCATCGCCAAGGCCCTGTCCAAGGAACTCGGCGTACCTGTCAACGTGGTGAACAAGCCGGGCGGCAACCAGATCCCGGGCGTTATGTCCGTCCTGATGGCCAAGCCGGACGGCTACACGCTGCTGGCCGAAGGCGCAGCGTTCAGCTCGCTCCACGCCCTGGTGGAGGACCTGCCCTACAAGCTGGAGGAGCGGACCTTCATCGCCCGCATCTCCGTGGCCCCGCACGCCTACTTCGTGAACGGGAAGTCGCCGTGGAACACCCTCCAGGAGGCGATCGAGGCGGCAAAGAAGGATCCGGCGTCCTTCAGCTGGACCTACCTGGGCGGAAACACGACCACGGACTTCTCCCTGCTGCAGCTCTTCGACGTAGCCGGCATCGACGTCGCCAAGACGAAGCGCGTGCCCTTCCAGGGGAGCGGCCCCGGCGTCCAGGCGGTGGCGGGGGGTCACGTGCAGTTCGGAGCCGCCGGCGCCAGCGCGGTTTTCTCGCTCCGGAAGTCGGGCGACCTGAAGGTCCTGGCCGTGACCGGGGCCAAGCGCTTGCCGGCGCTGGAGGACGTGGCGACCACGGCGGAACTCGGCTACCCGGGCGCCGACATGACTTGGTGGGTCGGCATCTCGGGGCCGAAGGGGCTGCCGCAGGACGTCGTCGACAGGTTGGCTGCCGCGGCGCAGAAGGTCGCGCAGGACCCCGAAGTCGCCAAGGAACTGGAGGCCGTGGGCGCGTACCCCTCCTACCTTGGGCCTGAAGACACCCGGAACTACGTGCTGAAGGAAGCCGACATGTTCAAGACGCTGGCAGCCAAGGTCGGTACGACCAAGTAG
- a CDS encoding tripartite tricarboxylate transporter TctB family protein, producing the protein MRRTKALFALLTVLALVTAGEGWRLISRYGSQLGGRQAGGYLVLLGAALMILTLLGRHRGEFAGDPGPATGGGPAGGARRVTVCLVILAGYVFLTPRLGYLVSTVLFFLTYLRVLGNYRWAAAIALSALFGVGSAVVFAQAGMVLPRGMIAWP; encoded by the coding sequence ATGCGCCGCACCAAGGCGCTTTTCGCGCTGCTGACCGTCCTGGCCCTCGTGACCGCCGGTGAGGGGTGGCGGCTGATCTCCCGGTACGGGAGCCAGCTCGGTGGGCGTCAGGCCGGTGGGTACCTGGTGCTGCTGGGCGCGGCACTGATGATCCTCACGCTGCTGGGCCGGCATCGGGGAGAGTTTGCTGGGGACCCGGGTCCGGCGACCGGAGGCGGTCCTGCCGGCGGTGCCCGGCGGGTGACCGTGTGCCTGGTCATCCTCGCCGGCTACGTGTTCCTCACCCCGCGGCTGGGGTACCTCGTCTCCACCGTGCTGTTCTTCCTGACCTACCTGCGAGTGTTGGGCAACTACCGCTGGGCCGCAGCGATCGCGCTTTCCGCTCTCTTTGGGGTCGGGTCGGCGGTCGTGTTCGCCCAGGCGGGCATGGTGCTGCCCCGGGGCATGATCGCCTGGCCGTGA
- a CDS encoding MurR/RpiR family transcriptional regulator → MDSLSERIRQASEGLSQGGKRVATHLLERPQDFAFLSVREVAQRIRVSTATVIRAAQALGFAGYAQLQAEAQRIVWSNRYTMRLSAVEPDASPGQPPSLQALMQDDVDAIRTTMSRVDPGHVERAVRLLVRARRILVLGQRLSAGPAEFFGRIMDTLLGKVHILGREPGMLFDALVGAGPEDVAVIVAFPRYTMSTLQFARLAAQKGIPLIAVTDSPLSPFVSLAQCWFCVASASSGPVDTYVAAASLLNGIAGLVALQNPELVMQRLQELDRVLDASDTFARLK, encoded by the coding sequence GTGGACAGCTTGTCGGAGCGGATTCGTCAGGCTTCGGAGGGCCTCTCGCAGGGGGGGAAGCGGGTAGCGACCCACCTCCTCGAGCGGCCGCAGGACTTCGCGTTCCTGTCGGTCCGGGAGGTCGCGCAGCGAATCCGGGTCAGCACCGCCACGGTGATCCGGGCGGCGCAGGCCCTGGGGTTCGCCGGCTACGCCCAGCTCCAGGCCGAGGCGCAGCGGATCGTCTGGTCCAACCGGTACACGATGCGGCTCTCGGCAGTCGAGCCCGACGCCTCGCCAGGCCAGCCGCCGTCGCTGCAGGCCCTGATGCAGGACGACGTGGACGCCATCCGGACCACGATGAGCCGGGTGGATCCGGGCCACGTCGAACGGGCCGTGCGCCTCCTCGTCCGCGCGCGGCGGATCCTGGTGCTGGGGCAGCGCCTGTCCGCGGGGCCGGCCGAGTTCTTCGGCCGGATCATGGACACGCTGCTCGGAAAAGTCCATATCCTCGGGCGGGAGCCCGGCATGCTCTTCGACGCGCTGGTTGGGGCCGGTCCGGAGGACGTCGCCGTCATCGTGGCGTTCCCGCGTTACACGATGTCGACCCTACAGTTCGCCAGACTGGCCGCCCAGAAAGGGATCCCCCTGATCGCCGTGACGGACAGCCCGCTCTCGCCGTTCGTCTCCCTCGCCCAGTGCTGGTTCTGCGTCGCGAGTGCGTCTTCGGGGCCTGTGGACACCTACGTCGCAGCCGCCTCGCTGCTCAACGGGATCGCCGGTCTCGTCGCTCTCCAGAACCCCGAACTCGTCATGCAGCGGCTCCAGGAGCTGGACCGCGTCCTCGACGCCAGCGACACGTTCGCGCGGCTGAAGTAG
- a CDS encoding tripartite tricarboxylate transporter permease — translation MGLLEGIANVMTPGNLLFAFLGCLLGTLVGVLPGLGPVSAVAILFPLTTYLPPTGMVIALAAIYYGAMYGGSTTAILMNIPGEVSSVPTALDGFAMTRQGRAGPALAIAAIVSFVAGIFGTVVLYLVGPPLARFALLFGPAEYFGLAVFSLTAIAGLSGRSVIRGLIMAVLGMVLAAVGIDVGSSVTRLTLGSEALLQGFDIVPVMIGLFGIGEVLRELQEGSPGIFQGRLGRLLPSGEELRQGMAAGGRATVLGFLLGLLPGMLPSITSFLAYSYEKQRSRHPERFGRGAIEGVAAPEAANNAAAMAGFVPLLSLGIPTSPTMALILAALIVYGLIPGPTLFTENAAFTATVIASFLVANVILLILNLPLVGLWVRIARIPYRILAPVILGVCVAGAYSIRNTMFDVWVALAFGLVGWVLAEWSWPLAPLVLGFILGPMAETSFRQAISISPAIFLQRPIFLGFVVLAGVSLWLTRRWNLGAGEKGGAEAEVRAAK, via the coding sequence GTGGGCTTGCTCGAGGGCATCGCGAACGTCATGACCCCGGGAAACCTGCTCTTCGCGTTCCTGGGCTGCCTCCTGGGGACGCTGGTCGGGGTGTTGCCCGGGCTGGGGCCGGTCTCGGCCGTCGCGATCCTGTTCCCTCTGACGACGTACCTCCCCCCGACCGGCATGGTGATCGCCCTCGCGGCCATTTACTACGGGGCGATGTACGGGGGTTCCACGACCGCCATCCTGATGAACATCCCCGGAGAGGTCTCGTCCGTGCCGACCGCGCTGGACGGCTTCGCCATGACCCGGCAGGGCCGCGCGGGGCCGGCGCTGGCCATCGCCGCCATCGTCTCGTTCGTGGCGGGCATCTTCGGCACGGTGGTTCTGTACCTGGTCGGCCCCCCGCTCGCCCGGTTCGCCCTGCTGTTCGGTCCGGCGGAGTACTTCGGACTGGCCGTCTTCAGCCTCACCGCGATCGCCGGGCTCTCGGGTCGGTCCGTGATCCGGGGGCTGATCATGGCCGTTCTGGGGATGGTGCTCGCCGCGGTCGGGATCGACGTCGGGTCGAGCGTCACCCGCCTGACGCTGGGGTCCGAGGCGCTCCTGCAGGGGTTCGACATCGTGCCCGTGATGATCGGCCTGTTCGGTATCGGCGAGGTGCTACGGGAGCTCCAGGAGGGGAGTCCGGGGATCTTTCAGGGGCGTCTCGGCCGGCTGCTGCCGAGCGGGGAGGAACTGCGACAGGGGATGGCCGCCGGCGGAAGGGCCACCGTACTCGGGTTCCTGCTGGGTCTGCTGCCGGGGATGCTGCCTTCGATCACCTCGTTCCTCGCCTACTCTTACGAGAAACAGCGGTCCCGGCACCCGGAACGTTTCGGGCGGGGGGCCATCGAGGGCGTGGCGGCTCCCGAGGCGGCCAACAACGCCGCCGCCATGGCCGGGTTCGTACCGCTCCTGAGCCTGGGGATCCCCACGAGTCCCACCATGGCGCTGATCCTGGCCGCGCTCATCGTCTACGGGCTCATCCCGGGGCCCACCCTCTTCACGGAGAATGCGGCCTTCACGGCTACGGTGATCGCCAGCTTCCTGGTCGCCAACGTGATCCTCCTGATCCTCAACCTCCCGCTCGTGGGTCTGTGGGTCCGGATCGCGCGGATCCCTTACCGCATCCTCGCGCCGGTCATCCTCGGCGTCTGCGTGGCGGGGGCGTACAGCATCCGCAACACGATGTTCGACGTGTGGGTCGCGCTCGCGTTCGGCCTGGTGGGGTGGGTGCTGGCCGAGTGGTCCTGGCCGCTGGCCCCCCTCGTGCTGGGGTTCATCCTGGGACCCATGGCGGAGACGTCGTTCCGCCAGGCGATCTCCATCTCGCCGGCCATCTTCCTGCAACGTCCGATCTTCCTTGGCTTCGTGGTCCTCGCCGGGGTTTCGCTGTGGCTGACCCGCCGGTGGAATCTGGGCGCTGGCGAGAAAGGCGGGGCCGAGGCTGAGGTCCGGGCGGCAAAGTGA